ACATGATATACTTCAATGCTGTAAGGCAGTAATTCACAAGTGGTTACTAAATCACTGAATCATATGTCCTATCTATAGTAATGCAAATTTTAATATACTAATTGctattcatttttcattatcattaaaaaaaagtgaaataggGGCCCCCACACAGTATCTTTGCATAGGGCCCACGATCCTGTGCTATGCCCCTGGAAGTAAATAACACTTAGTATGTGTTTGCATATCCATGTAATAACTGCATCAAGCCAGAGACCCACCAACTTGACCCAACTGTTGCATTCTTATTTTGTGATGATTTTCCAGTCTTGTGCTGCAGCTTCTTTCATTCGTTTGATTTGGGGATTTTCTCAatttctgtagacttctgaattcattctgctgctggCATCAATAAAGACTAGTGAGCCTGTTCCAGAAGCAGTCATGCAAGCCCAATCATGACAATAGATGAGCTCATATGTTTTTGATCTTTTCTTTCCTCCGACTTTGGCCTTGCTATCCCTTTGGTAGAGGTTTTATTTTGGTTCTGGAGCTATTGAGGCTCATCTCTGTATCTCTTAGTGAATTCCAATTTGGCCTTTTGATTCTTACTGAGGAGTAATTTGCATCTTGTGGTATGGcctctatatttctgctctcGTCTTTTGTCAActtctgttgttttctttggCCAACCTGTTTGCCGTCTTCTTGTAAATATTCCcgggtttctttctttttcactgcATTCCAAATTGTACTGGCTATGCCCAATCCTCTTTAGCAATTTTTCTGGTGGATTCTTCCATTCTGAGCTGACTTTCTCCCATAGCTCTGGTTTTATGttgctttttcctttttaacaacaaaaacagtatTCACTTGTGAAACCCAGAGCTCAAACCAAGAGTAGATGTTCagagctattattattattaactgtcACTATAACAGGGCACACATGGGCAACAACAAACACCTCTCAGACACACGATCTGATATTTTTGATCACTTGAAAAATTGGTGGGTTCAAGCAAAAGTTGCTATTTtctaaattaatttgtttagatttaaatatcaaGAAATAATAGCTGAAATTCATATTGAGATTTTGATCCCTTTCCAAATGTCTTATTGGCCTCACTGTTTGGGGTggactgtatatatttaatctgtttatgtttatgagacagtgttaatgtgttaatgctgTTTTTGAAAAATACTTATTTAGAAGTGGAGTCTGCATGCTTGCCTCACTTGGGGCTTTGATTCCCGTCCCTTCCCaatgtgtgcgtggagtttgccTTATCTTCCTATTCATTTTTGTCTGTACACTTTGCTACagagttggaagcacacaactgtATACAACATCTCTGtttgctgtaacattacaatttctcttcaGTGAAACTAAGGCCCAAAACATGTTCTAGCTTGACAACGCTGAAGGGCGTTGaaatgaagggaaattgtactgcctcagcatacaaagacatacTACGCAACTGTGGGCTTTCAACATTGTAgcaacagtttggagaagaaccTTTGGCCATAAAGTGTAAGAACccacaaaaaagaaacacaggaAGGTGTTTTTCAATGGTAGTGTTGGAATTgtaggcatgtgtgtgttataacatCACAAGCTGAATGTCAAatccttttattcttttaacagAGAATAGTTAAATTCTCACATCCACATGTCTTATAACAGCACAGGTCTGAATACTGTCTGTAGCATTTAAATAACAAGTCAATTTTAATGCAGTCATTCTGATACCGTCAaatcattcctcacacacaggaACTCCTACAGCGGACTTTCCCCATAAAGGAACactgataataaacagataTGATTTTATTGAACAAGTGGGTAAGAGTTTATATGCTGAAGTTTTGTTTAACGCTTTGTAATATCAGCAAGTTTCCCAGCACACGGGTTAGTTCCTGTTTTCAGTTGTCATAGCAGCTATTAGCAGCTATTTACCTTCTTTCAGCAGcctcttgttcttttctctgttgttgagacaaaaaaacagattgtAACATAAACATGTAACATACAAACAGACTTGTTattaacaaatgtattttttttattccatcatcttcttcttcttcttcttcttcttcttcttcttcttcttcttcttattattattattattattattattatagtattgaGAGCTACAGTTAAAAGCTACAGATGGCTGTATTCCCCTCTGCACTTCTGCCACCATTCAAAAATCGCTTATATGTAGAGTATCAACTCATATACGTAGCATAATGGGAACATGTCTCCTGTGTCACCAGAGTAAATCACCTCAACAAATCATGCTCAACACACTGCATGTCCTCAAAATGGCAATTCCGTCCTAATTTCAAGTCCATATGCAAAACTGTATTACAGCAAATCTcgctctctgtttgtgtgtatgtgtgtgtgtgtgtgtgtgtgtgtgtgtgtgtgtgtttgtgtgtgtgtcgatgaCTCTGGATCTAGGAAATTCCAGAAATGCTGAAATACATCCGCCCCCAACAAACAGTTTGAAcccatgcagtgtgtgtttgtgattcatAGTTGTTCTCGTTTTTCATGTCTGAACACACAcggacaaacacagacatgacAGGAGCAGCTCAATACAGTacaggtgagacagacaggtgttgattgctcatttattcatttattcattcattctgtatgtgctatttttattaaagtattcTCTCCGTGGTGCAgaatgttaaatataataaatatgaattctGTTAGATTCTTTAGTTATATTGAGTGCCTCCTTTTGCTAGGCAACGACACCAAATGGAAGCATGTGAAAGTTTTCAGCAGCTACGTCAGATCCTTTTCAGCTTTTCAactaaacatcttttttttgtaatagatTTTACTTCTTTAATAGGTGCTTTAAGTttggaaatataataaaatgtaatattagattagattagattcaactttattgtcattacacatgtacaagtacaaggcaacaaaatacagtttaggtctaaccagagtgcaagaCTTTACAAGACTTAgataagttaaataagttaaataaaatggtaatatgaagtgatttacagatgtgtgtgtactatgaacataatatacagatggctataattataactgaaatttacagaaggatgtaacaaaatatatggctattgctataaacattaatttacagatgtgtatttaCTATGAATGTAATATAcaggtgaatatatatgtactatgaacataatatacagattaatatatatgtactatgaatataatatgaggggggcacggtggcttagtggttagcacgttcgcctcacacctccagggttgtgggttcgattcccacctccgccttgtgtgtgtggagtttgcatgttctccccgtgcctcgggggtttcctccgggtactccggtttcctcccccagtccaaagacatgcatggtaggttgattggcatctctggaaaattgtccatagtgtgtgattgcatgagtgaatgagtgtgtgtgtgtgccctgcgatgggttggcactccgtccagggtgtatcctgccttgatgcccgatgacgcctgagataggcacaggctccccgtgacccgaggtagtttggataagcggtagaaaatgagtgagtgagtgagtgagagaatataatatgcagatggctattagtataaactgaaattacagaatggtatgtgctataaacaaaatatatggctattaatataatatattgctgttactataaacagaaatcaggtggatatatacagtgataaggcaatggtgagcagcaatgcaaaaaaagagagcaagtgagCATAGTTTGTGTAATAGTCCGTTAGTACAATAACGTCCATTTGTGTAAACAGTCCATTAGCGCAATAACAAATTGTGAGGGGAGAGATGTAACAATGTATGAAGGACAGTAGGATCAGCGAGGGGCAGAGTTCAATAAAGAGATAGCTCTAAGTAAAAAGCTGTTCTTTAGTCGGCTGGTCCTGGTCCAGAGGCACCTGAAACGCCTACCGGAGGGCAGAAGTGAAAACAGTctattgtataatatataatacaaaaaaggcCTTATAATGACCTTATTCCTGTCCTCCCATTTCCCTATTGTAATTTGTATCTGTTACATAAAAAGTACAGTCAGATCTATGATGAGAAAAGTTgacattttgattttatttgtctctttagtcaggtgtcATTAAATTGTAGGTTCATAAACAAATGTCATGCATATATAGCAGTGAAAAATATGACATGTATAAATaacttttacaaataaaaaaactttttgggATTTGGATGGCTGTTGTTTATTGCACCTTTACATCTGTTTTGCTGCTCATTAAATTGGTCCTGGATTAGGGTGCTGAATTATTTGCCTATTAATGAGGGTGTAAAACAACTGTAAAAACAAGTAAACATATTAGTAGCATCAGCTTGCCTCTGCTAACCTCTTGGTAGAAAGATATAGTAAAAAGCATTACTGAAGGCATAAATAAAGTTGAAGGCATGAACAAATGTGAGGGTGTCAATAGAATTTACAAAAAGTCTTAGACTATAGTAATAAAATGATGAATCTGTATTGAAGGCATTTGCTTAGATTAATTATACAGAGTGACAATAACTCTGAACTCCATTAATCATTAGTTATAcctttcttttcattaattaatttcttcttAAGCAATCGTTAAAATCTTCTCTGTTTCATGGAAAGTTAGAATATGACAAGtttcaaaataatgtaaaatatatttttctatacactcactgtccatttTGTTAGGAACAAATGTAGACCTGCACATTTACACAGATacctaatcagccaatcatgtggcagccgCACAATACATCAGACacagagcttcagttaatgttcacatcataATGTTCACACATTCTGTGTAAATTGTAGAGAATTTTGTGTATGAAAGTCCCAGGAGATCGGCAGTtcaaaatattcaaaccagctCGACATCAATGCTACAAGCAAACAGCTACAGCtgttcattctgatgtttgaggtgaacattaactgaagctcttgatcttgatctgcatgattttatgcactgtgctaaagccacatgattggctgataagatAACTGCATACATGTGGAGGTCGTGTTTGTTCACACATTTACCTGCATGAAGATTTGTCTGTTGTTGACCTGTCTCTGTTGTGTGCAGTGGCAATGATCCCCCGCAGTGCATGGAAGGCAGTGGATGTTCAGATCAGAGAAAGATTACACAAACCTGCTGACAAGCTTATTATCCATCACACGGCACTGTGGAGCTGCTGGAGTCAGACACAGAGCATCTCTCAGCTAATACACATTCAGCACCTACACATCCACGAGCGCAGCTTCACAGACATTGGCTACAAGTTAGTAAATATTGCTATACTATATTACTAttgttatatatacatttgtttttgtttcaggcTTTTTATCTTTCACACCTTTGTaatcttttttatgtttgttgagTAGTTGACTAGACGTTTACTGATATTCAGCTTTTTGTCAGTTCCTTAAATGCTTGGTGATTTCTGACTGCAGTGTCCAGTTTATCCTGAACAGATATTTCTGACTATAACTGTAACTTTGACTGTACAAAGCATGTGATATGAGGTAGCGTGAGACCCGGATTGGGTTTCTGTTGATAAGCACCTAACTGTAACATAAAAACCTGAAATATAACACTGCTTCAGAGCAGGGTTTCATAACCCCGGGTAAAAAGCGATACTTATCCTGTCTCTAAATTCCTTGTATGAAACGTTCCTTTACATGGGGTCAAAAGCAGGGTTTGGAATGACAATAGCCACACTGTGAAAAGCTCTTAAGTTAACTCTTCATTTTGCATGTTCAGTTTTTTGGTAGACCAGACTGGTGTGGTGTATGAAGGTCGTGGCTGGGGCATCGTGGGAGCACATGCAAAAACACATAACCATGACTCTGTCGGTGTTGCTTTTATGGGCAACTTTAATGGTGAGAGCACAAATCTGCctgggtaacacacacacaccttcacatgTTAATCTTGTTTTAGTGTTCACTTTATATATCGGTGTGATTTCCCTCCTCTCAGATGAGTCGCCAAGCTTACAGGCTTTGTCAGCTGTGCGTGCTTTGATCCAGCATGGAGTGGCCAAGGGATATTTACAGCCCAACTTTGTGATTTTGGGACACAGAGACAttgcagacacacagtgtcCAGGAGAGAAGCTGTAttcctcactacacacactcaagaCACCAATAAATCACACGTTCTGAAGGTTGTCTAAACTAatgatttaatttgtttgtatattGCATGAAATCTTGGTTTGTATATTTTGTCCATGCCTGatgtaaaattttaatcaacagttttaaaaaatatacataacatGTAATTATAACATTGTAATGTGTATCTGTGCTAATGCAGCACTTTGAGCAGCTCAGCCATCcctttaaagatgtttttttagaCATTTGATCTGAATTGTTCTAAACAGAGATTTACAGGGACAGCAGATAATGTTCGGCTTATTGTTTGTACATTGTTTGAGTCGCACTATTGCTCACAGTCAATTAGTTGTTAGATTTTGCACTACAGCTTGCAACCAGGTGAGGAACAAAGAGGGACGTAGAACACACAATtgtaaaatgataataatttcAAAACTTTCAATGGGCCCTGAAATGCTAGGATCCTATgtactcagtcacacacacccatcccGTGAACTTACGACACGGGGGAGTCACACAAAGTGTGGGGTAATGTTTAAGTCCTGAGTTTGTTCATCAGTCTGAAAGACGTGATATCACAGAAACTCCTGAGCCGGATTTCACGTTTCTGTGCCGgcgttaaaatatttatttctcccCAGTGGAAAACGTTTCCTGCAGTAATAGTGATCTATGATTTGAAGTTAAGTGTCCAGTTCTGAATACAGTCCAGCAAAATAGGATACTGTATGGGATCAGCAGGAATTTGGATTCACGGTTATACCCAATGTGGTGTGGACGACATTAACCATCTAACCCAGCAAGTCACATGACAGTGTCTTGTCGCCAATCACTCACACTTAGATCTCATTAACAACCCTATCTAAGTTCTGATTTATCCGTGTTTTATTGTCAAGATTTTGTTGCTGTGCAAGCGTACGGTTTTTGACTTGTAGTCATAGTTTATAGATTTTGGTTTTAacacttgtgtttgtgttgcacttcttaaaataaattgtatttataaagcactttaggAGTAAGAGCGTTATTGTGAGAATGTTTGCTCTGTGTGACACCACAGCTTTATACATAGCTTTATTCCACTGAGGTAAATCAGAAGATATCACACATCAACGTTTTAATAAATCTGATACAATTAGTATTAAAGGATTTGCAAATCCAAAAAAGCTGCAGGAAGCAAGTGTGTGATTTGTTCATGAGGAATGTGTGATATctgataaatgcaaataaaagatCAGTGCTACATTTCTCCACAcactagtcaagtcaagtcaagtcaagtcaagaagcttttattgtcatttcaaccatatatagctgttgcagtacacagtgaaatgagacaacgtttctccaggaacatagtgctaaataaaacaaagacagagctaaggacttagtaagtagtcctagccacataaagtgtgcaacctggtgcaaacagtgcaggacaagacagtgcaggacaagacaaacaagacagacacgacagtgcaggacaaaagacagtgcagacaaaaaattacaagacaatacaaaaaaagacattacacaaaagacaatgaacagaaacagcgctgaccagagtaaatactgtatgttcaacaatatttcaatattgcagtatactagaatgaacacagtgtcatagcagcaggtccctgagataatgtaaagaattgttcaaaacagcaaacaattgAAATGTTAGCcagtatgtgcaaagagcaaaaagtgtgcaaaaacagcatgtaaacaggtttatggatgtaaacagcatgtaggcaaggcaaggcaagacaaggcaagtttatttgtatagcacatttcatacacagaggtcattcaaagtgctttacatagaaaacaggttgatggatgcatattggaagtgtgtgtatttggtgtaggtctgtgcagtccatacaggtgatgtgcatgtgtatgttgtgcACAGAACAGTTCAGTTTCAGCATCTATAACTCAATGGAATATCCCAAACAATTCCctaaaatgaaatatgaataatatgaaataaaagacattatTAGCAGCTTAGTGTTGCTGTGAATGATGAGAAAGTTTACTGTCCTTCTCTCCCTGAGAGCTTTTGGCCAACAGGACTGTTTTCTTATGAAAGCTAATCTGGGAAACACACATAATATCTTGTCTGTGTaatatttctctctttattgtacttttattttacttttctatGGGTACATTAGATAAGagagagttttgtttttctcatgaTTCTGTGTTTTTAATCCAAAAGACAAACAACTTTTCTGAAATGGAAATACTAGAAAAACTGTTCTAGTACTTAGTGACTTAATAAACCTTTGCTAAGGCCATAGATTAATCCATTGTTTGTTATAATGTTCTCCATGTCGTTCAGGTtatttatacatgtaaataatacTGCATCTTTAAAAacctacatacatatacaaaagCTGAGGAGGAGCTTGACCCGGAAATAGACAGGATTGTGGCGGTTTAGCACCGGAACTGGCGCCATCACAAGCTACGTTCAGGCGGCGTGTTAGCAGATCTGCTACCTGCTTCATTTTTCAGTTCTATAACAGAGGATAAAACAAGATGTAAGTTTATCGTCTCTTTTCCTCAGCCACATTATTAAAGTGTAGCGGTGACTAATACAAATGCTACAGTAGCTGTGTTTAGCAACAATGCtaactgtgtgctgtgtttagCAACAATGCTAACTGTGTGCTGTGTTAAGCAACAATGCtaactgtgtgctgtgtttagCGACAATGCTAACTGTGTGCTGTGTTAAGCGACAATGCTAACTGTGTGCTGTGTTAAGCGACAATGCTAACTGTGTGCTGTGTTAAGCGACAATGCTAACTGTGTGCTGTGTTAAGCAACAATGCTAACTGTGTGCTGTGTTAAGCAACAATGCTAACTGTGTGCTGTGTTAAGCAACAATGCTAACTGTGTGCTGTGTTAAGCAACAATGCTAACTGTGTGCTGTGTTAAGCAACAATGCTAACGGTGTGCTGTGTTAAGCAACAATGCTAACGGTGTGCTGTGTTAAGCAACAATGCTAACGGTGTGCTGTGTTAAGCAACAATGCTAACGGTGTGCTGTGTTAAGCAACAATGCTAACGGTGTGCTGTGTTAAGCAACAATGCTAACGGTGTATTGTTAAAAGAGAAGTGaagattcaattcaaattcTAATGTTATTGGTCACAGACACAACCATATACCGGTCAGATTTACATGTGTTTTATATGGTTTACTGTTtcgttttatatttattgagcAATTCATTCAGTTCTGCAAGAACGTCGTTGCCGCACGAATTAATAagtagtgtctctgtgtgtccgtgtgtctctgtgtgtctctgtgtctctgtgtgtccgtgtgtctctgtgtgtccgtgtgtctctgtgtgtctgtgtgtccgtgtgtctctgtgtgtccgtgtgtctctgtgtgtctctgtgtgtccgtgtgtctcGCTCCATCTCGTCAGTGTTTAAACCAATATCTATCTCTGAAATAAATTTATATCAGAACAGaagttttatataaattttaactGTATGTCTTAGTAGTTTGTAGTTCTTATGTGAGCACAGTAACTGTTTATCTTTGTCtatgaacactgtgtgtgtcgGTTTAAATTTGAGCATAACATGTGCTGTAGGAGTCTTTTGAACAAGCCGAAGTCAGAGATGACCCCTGAGGAGCTGCAGAAGCGTGAGGAGGAAGAGTTCAACACCGGGCCATTGTCTGTCCTCACACAGTCCGTCAAAAACAACACTCAGGTGCTCATCAACTGCCGCAACAACAAGAAGTTGCTGGGTCGTGTCAAAGCCTTCGACAGGTAATGAGTGCTTTCATGATGTTTCATTACTGAATACAGCATCCTGTGTTCACCAAGACTGCACTTGCTGCTGGTCTGGAGAGGGGGGTGTTGTAGAGGGCATCATGGTCATGATGCCTCGTTTTTACTAACATTTCAAGTATGATTTACATGACCATCATTCATGGTGGAAATAACCTGCTACCCTCCTTAAAACCACATTAGATTGTGATGGACGAATACTAACTTAAAGATTTATGACTCCGCAGCAATAGCAAGCGACATATGATATTTTTTCATTAGGTATGATGTACTAAAGCAGTTGTACTGTACAGTTAGCTTGGATGATTCCTCAGACCAGTCTGATGGTGCACATGGGCTGATGTTTAAGTTACACATTTCTTATCTACTTATTTCCATTTACTTGCTTCACTAAGCTGCTGACAAAGCTAGCATACAAGTCAAACAACAAATTATCACGAAGATTAGTGCGTTTAATTTAATCACATGAAAAATGGGTAAAGTGAAGCCATCATGTGGATTGGGAAGAGCACTGAGCTACCAAATCGGAGGTGGTGTGAGTTCGGCTGGACTGCAAATGCACCGATATCCACCAGAACCCAACTTGTACTCGGGTCCGcacttgttcaggaagtaaagtaagCTGCATGCATGTTTTTAGCCGATGGTGACATCATTAGTTTGAGTGCCTGAGGAACATGGTACGCAGAACAGATGTGGTCCCTTACTGAGCATTAtagcacaaaataataaaaaaagtaaatatggtGAGccgtatttgtgtgtttatgacttaagatgcacacacatgcaccaggGTACAGGAGAGTTTACATGGGTCTGAAACCAGACCATTGCCCAGAAAAGTCACACAGTTTTAGAGTCCAGCAAACACActcagtgtgaaaaaaaaaatcgtaacaatatttttgttacaagGAGACAAACAAGTGACTTATCCCCCCCTAGTGTGAAGGGTCATgtctcacccactctctctttccccgGCTTGCACCTCGCTATTATAAATGAATCAGGTTCATAACAGCTCAGCTTGGTTTGAACTTAATTCTTGACTCTACCAGTGGTTATGGATGTTCATTAGCAAATCACTATTTTTCATAGCCGTGGCATGATTTATGAAGGGAAACACATTTGTGTAGCCTGTAACCTTGTTGATAAATGATTAAGGAGATTTGACCTCTGTGTTCTTTTATTTCCACCCCAGTGAAACTCATCAAAAGGGCAGTCTTTTTAGTGAAATACCTACTTTCTGGGTGATAAACAAGGATTTTAGAGTATTTGAGACACGTCTCCCCTTCCTGTCACCCTGGTGGTTAATGTATCTGACTGTTACAGCTTTGTCCAAACAGATTGGTGCATGGTCATATCTCAGCACAGGTAAAAGAGGTATTTGAGCTGTTGATGGATCATCAGCTGGTTGAGTCACATGCCAATGACATTACACTGACCCttgtctgtttctgttactCAGTCCATCACTCTGCCTGTTCTCTCTAATTGTATATCTAACTCTATATAAATTTGTCTGTCTACCTTATTGTCCATCcgcagttgtttttttcccacattGATAAGCTGCCTCAGATGGTTCAGTACACAAACTAGAAGCAGTTTGTACGTCTGTGTGATGTTGGAGTGCAGCTCAGTGATCTCTGCAGGATGTAGTACTGCTTTTccagtctctcacactcttcctctgtgtatgtgtgtgtagacactgtaacatggtcctggagaatGTGAAGGAGATGTGGACTGAGGTGCCCAAGAGCGGGAAGGGAAAGAAGAAATCCAAACCAGTGAATAAAGATCGTTATATCTCCAAGATGTTTCTGAGAGGAGACTCTGTCATTGTGGTGCTGAGGAATCCACTGATCACCGGCAAATAACATTGTcatgcacattttcacacattctctctctctctcacacacgcgcacacacacacacacagaggtggcTTGCTCTCAGTGAGAGACATGGGGTGTAACTGATTGTCACACTGACTGGTTTGTGGtcttaataaatgttttgtatttacagtcactttctgcttttgttttttttccactcttttctgtttttactgaATGTCACAAC
Above is a window of Tachysurus vachellii isolate PV-2020 chromosome 9, HZAU_Pvac_v1, whole genome shotgun sequence DNA encoding:
- the pglyrp5 gene encoding peptidoglycan recognition protein 5 — translated: MSEHTRTNTDMTGAAQYSTVAMIPRSAWKAVDVQIRERLHKPADKLIIHHTALWSCWSQTQSISQLIHIQHLHIHERSFTDIGYNFLVDQTGVVYEGRGWGIVGAHAKTHNHDSVGVAFMGNFNDESPSLQALSAVRALIQHGVAKGYLQPNFVILGHRDIADTQCPGEKLYSSLHTLKTPINHTF
- the snrpd2 gene encoding small nuclear ribonucleoprotein Sm D2, which gives rise to MSLLNKPKSEMTPEELQKREEEEFNTGPLSVLTQSVKNNTQVLINCRNNKKLLGRVKAFDRHCNMVLENVKEMWTEVPKSGKGKKKSKPVNKDRYISKMFLRGDSVIVVLRNPLITGK